One stretch of Malus domestica chromosome 14, GDT2T_hap1 DNA includes these proteins:
- the LOC103455590 gene encoding uncharacterized protein: MAPPSPPRAIPIVGPPQINTFAPVAQPNPAPSGSRPPMGFTENGSGTFLSSGNACLDLFFQIVPSTPASYINQQLPLAWAHDALTTLKLICNLRGVRGTGKSDKEGFYTAAFWLHKNHPKTLACNLASFAEFGYFKDMPEILYRLLEGHDVRKKQREEWSIAKGRFLGRRRPTIRRLLWRRTRRTSTKISGAINGRRQSEPKAVKMMKALERVKLEKEKVSAARKEKKIAMAKKAVARYQRDPDYRFLHHQVSDLFAECLRSDLENFKSNEYKKITLAAKWCPSLDSSFDRSTLLCEAIARKVFPRESYLEYEGVEEAHYAYRVRDRLRKEVLVPLRKVLQLPEVYMGANQWGAIPYNRVASVAMKLYKEKFMKHDEERFKKYLEDVKAGKSKIAAGALLPHEIIASLKDGDGGEVGELHWKRMVEDMLKQGKMKNCLAVCDVSGSMCGTPMEVCVALGLLLSELSGEPWKGKVITFSHDPQLHLIQGDDLSSKCEFIRRMEWGANTDFQKVFDLLLEVAVNGNLKPEHMIKRIFVFSDMEFDEASASSCRYPGGWGWDTGSGREESGKWETDYEVIQRKFEEKGYGDVVPQIVFWNLRHSRSTPVSGSQKGVALLSGFSKNLMKLFLDEDGEIDISPERIMEEAISGELYQKLVVID, encoded by the coding sequence ATggctcctccttctcctccacGTGCTATTCCTATTGTTGGTCCTCCACAGATCAACACCTTCGCCCCAGTAGCACAACCCAATCCCGCTCCCAGCGGGTCCCGACCGCCCATGGGCTTCACCGAGAACGGTTCGGGCACCTTCCTCTCCTCCGGCAACGCCTGCCTCGATCTCTTCTTCCAAATCGTACCATCCACCCCCGCCTCCTATATCAACCAACAACTTCCTCTGGCCTGGGCCCACGACGCCCTAACCACCCTCAAGCTCATATGCAACCTCCGTGGAGTCCGCGGCACCGGAAAGTCCGATAAGGAAGGGTTCTACACGGCGGCATTTTGGCTCCACAAGAACCACCCCAAAACCCTAGCCTGCAACCTCGCTTCCTTTGCCGAATTCGGGTATTTTAAAGACATGCCGGAGATTCTATACCGCCTTCTAGAAGGCCATGACGTCAGGAAGAAGCAAAGGGAGGAGTGGTCCATTGCAAAAGGAAGATTTCTCGGCCGTAGGAGACCGACAATCCGGCGACTGTTATGGAGAAGAACCCGACGTACTAGTACTAAAATCTCTGGAGCAATCAACGGCAGGAGACAGAGTGAGCCTAAAGCGGTTAAGATGATGAAGGCATTGGAGagggtaaaattggaaaaagaaaaggtgaGTGCTGCGAGGAAAGAGAAGAAGATCGCCATGGCGAAGAAGGCTGTTGCGAGGTACCAGCGTGACCCGGATTACCGGTTCTTGCACCATCAGGTTTCGGATCTCTTTGCGGAGTGCTTGAGGTCGGATCTCGAAAATTTCAAGTCCAATGAGTACAAGAAGATCACCCTGGCGGCGAAGTGGTGCCCTTCCCTCGACTCCTCCTTCGATCGCTCCACTCTTCTCTGTGAAGCGATTGCAAGGAAGGTGTTTCCGCGAGAATCCTACCTGGAATATGAAGGTGTAGAGGAGGCGCATTACGCGTACAGAGTGAGAGACCGGCTGAGGAAGGAGGTGCTGGTGCCGTTGAGGAAGGTGTTGCAGTTGCCCGAGGTGTATATGGGTGCTAATCAATGGGGAGCTATTCCGTACAATCGTGTGGCCTCCGTGGCCATGAAACTTTACAAAGAAAAGTTCATGAAGCACGATGAAGAGAGGTTTAAGAAGTATTTGGAGGACGTGAAGGCTGGAAAGTCTAAGATTGCGGCGGGTGCTCTGCTTCCTCATGAGATCATAGCCTCGCTGAAAGATGGTGATGGCGGGGAAGTGGGTGAGCTGCATTGGAAAAGAATGGTGGAGGACATGTTGAAACAAGGCAAGATGAAAAATTGTTTGGCTGTGTGTGATGTCTCGGGAAGCATGTGCGGGACTCCGATGGAGGTGTGTGTTGCTTTAGGACTGTTGTTGTCCGAACTGAGTGGAGAGCCGTGGAAGGGAAAGGTCATCACTTTCAGTCATGACCCTCAGCTACATTTGATACAAGGCGATGATCTAAGTTCGAAGTGCGAGTTTATAAGGAGGATGGAATGGGGTGCGAACACTGATTTCCAGAAAGTGTTTGATTTACTTTTGGAAGTGGCCGTGAATGGGAATTTGAAACCAGAGCATATGATCAAGAGAATCTTTGTGTTTAGCGACATGGAGTTCGATGAGGCTTCGGCTTCGAGTTGCAGGTATCCTGGGGGATGGGGTTGGGATACTGGTAGTGGTAGGGAGGAGAGCGGGAAGTGGGAGACTGATTATGAGGTAATACAAAGGAAGTTTGAGGAGAAAGGGTACGGGGATGTGGTGCcccagattgtgttttggaATCTGAGACACTCGCGTTCTACGCCAGTGTCTGGATCACAAAAAGGAGTGGCTCTCTTGAGTGGTTTCTCCAAGAATTTGATGAAATTGTTCTTGGATGAAGACGGTGAAATTGACATCAGCCCGGAACGTATTATGGAAGAGGCCATCTCCGGGGAATTGTACCAGAAGCTGGTTGTCATAGATTGA
- the LOC103455488 gene encoding protein PLANT CADMIUM RESISTANCE 6-like, which translates to MGNPEGGPSANDGDHDLYQPQVEVEHELQADQQFQHQQVSETTSHDQNQQDQYQQPPPQPPNNAPQNNYDPQAQAQAQAQGVFQQLPPSQPQPVGFPPPQGPPQQKPYQTPTPQPAQFPPQGPQQFPPQNPQFQNQQQEANYQQPRPAQFPPQPQSNMQTNPNRNPMYANVPNQPGAVYPPQGPQPMGMGNQQPPAQFPPQFPANYNQQYQKPAVQFSTQNQQYQQQQPNNGYAAQGVPMQQSPYQQGPLNHVNLQNAGTEQWSSELFDCMDDPMNALTTAFVPCLTFGQIAEVVDNGRSSCATSGLFYGLIAAFIGIPFIMSCTYRTKLRSKYNLIESPAPDWVIHLLCEPCALCQEYRELQVRGIDPSIGWIGNVQRNPSLQQPNVNMMMPPMNQNMNQY; encoded by the exons ATGGGAAATCCAGAAGGAGGGCCGTCTGCGAACGACGGCGATCATGATCTCTACCAACCTCAAGTGGAGGTGGAGCATGAGTTACAAGCTGATCAACAATTTCAACACCAACAAGTGTCTGAAACCACCAGCCACGACCAAAACCAACAAGATCAATACCAACAGCCACCACCACAGCCACCCAATAATGCACCTCAAAATAATTATGACCCCCAAGCACAAGCACAAGCACAAGCACAAGGAGTCTTTCAGCAACTACCGCCATCTCAGCCTCAGCCAGTAGGGTTCCCACCACCACAAGGTCCTCCACAACAAAAGCCCTACCAGACTCCAACGCCTCAGCCAGCACAGTTCCCACCTCAAGGCCCACAACAATTCCCACCGCAAAACCCACAATTCCAAAATCAACAACAAGAAGCAAACTATCAGCAGCCTAGGCCTGCACAGTTTCCACCCCAGCCCCAGAGTAATATGCAAACCAATCCAAACCGTAATCCCATGTATGCAAATGTACCTAACCAACCCGGGGCGGTCTACCCGCCACAAGGACCACAACCAATGGGCATGGGGAACCAACAACCTCCAGCTCAGTTTCCTCCCCAATTTCCAGCGAATTATAATCAGCAATATCAGAAGCCGGCAGTGCAATTTTCCACACAGAATCAACAATACCAACAACAGCAGCCTAATAATGGTTATGCTGCTCAAGGGGTTCCAATGCAGCAGAGTCCTTACCAGCAGGGACCTCTTAATCACGTCAACCTGCAGAATGCTGGAACTGAGCAATGGAGTTCTGAGTTATTTGATTGCATGGATGATCCAATGAATG CTCTCACAACGGCTTTCGTTCCATGCTTGACGTTTGGCCAGATAGCAGAGGTTGTAGATAACGGCAGATCCT CATGTGCGACCAGCGGATTGTTCTACGGATTGATTGCAGCGTTCATTGGGATACCATTCATAATGTCATGCACGTATCGCACAAAGCTGCGCAGCAAATACAACCTAATCGAGTCCCCCGCACCCGATTGGGTCATCCATTTATTATGCGAACCCTGCGCTCTTTGCCAAGAGTACCGGGAACTTCAAGTCAGAGGGATTGACCCTTCAATCGGATGGATAGGAAATGTGCAAAGGAATCCCAGCTTGCAGCAGCCGAATGTTAATATGATGATGCCTCCAATGAACCAAAATATGAATCAgtattga